The Apostichopus japonicus isolate 1M-3 chromosome 6, ASM3797524v1, whole genome shotgun sequence genome contains a region encoding:
- the LOC139969049 gene encoding substance-P receptor-like codes for MDSSESSDYSYSYTNYSGQLHNNSIIYLKDIPLFILLSKLIAFASIMFLTIVGNGTVIIIILVNKHMRTTTYYYLLNLAIADITIAVFNEWLWLWQSLTNNWIFGSFMCKICSFVQGVSVQVSILTLTVVAGDRCFAIVYPLQSRVVKSSGALVIFAIFLVWAVAIGLNIPLIFLSKYISHVWPGDGVLQHWCTEDRVNDKVIQTAYTLILVLLTYVVPLVIMFVAYVLIAKTLNSRGAGLECTTTAQDKSKRKVVKMLVVVVSTFALCWLPFHLYHLLRMFHLKEENSTVEFGILWLGYANSAMNPFIYCGFNENFRRGFRDTFQGKMFRRKKNIDFKSFKSSQSCAPSDGTIMETTVI; via the exons ATGGATTCCAGTGAAAGTTCAGATTATTCATACTCGTACACCAACTACTCCGGACAACTCCACAATAATTCCATAATATATTTAAAGGACATTCCTCTTTTCATACTGCTCTCAAAATTGATCGCCTTTGCTTCTATCATGTTTCTGACTATTGTTGGCAATGGAACTGTGATAATCATCATCCTTGTAAATAAACACATGCGAACAACAACATATTACTACTTACTAAACCTGGctattgctgatatcaccataGCGGTATTCAACGAATGGTTATGGCTATGGCAAAGTTTAACAAATAACTGGATATTTGGATCTTTCATGTGTAAAATATGCAGTTTTGTTCAAG GTGTTTCAGTCCAAGTTAGCATACTTACACTAACTGTAGTTGCTGGTGACAGGTGTTTTGCTATCGTGTACCCTTTACAGTCCAGAGTAGTCAAGAGTAGCGGTGCTCTCGTCATATTCGCTATATTCCTGGTTTGGGCTGTTGCGATTGGATTGAACATCCCGCTTATATTTCTATCAAAGTACATATCTCACGTGTGGCCAGGGGATGGTGTACTTCAG CATTGGTGCACAGAAGATCGGGTAAACGACAAAGTCATACAGACAGCCTACACATTGATCCTGGTTCTGTTAACTTATGTTGTGCCGTTAGTTATCATGTTCGTGGCGTATGTTCTCATCGCGAAGACTCTAAATAGCCGTGGAGCTGGCTTAGAGTGTACCACGACTGCGCAGGATAAATCGAAGAGAAAG GTGGTGAAGATGTTGGTTGTTGTAGTGAGCACATTCGCCCTTTGCTGGTTACCGTTCCATCTTTATCATCTTTTGAGGATGTTTCATCTC aaaGAGGAAAATTCAACAGTAGAGTTTGGAATATTGTGGTTGGGTTATGCTAACAGTGCCATGAACCCTTTTATTTATTGTGGTTTCAATGAAAACTTTCGCCGGGGGTTTCGTGACACTTTCCAAGGAAAGATGTTCAGACGAAAAAAGAACATTGACTTTAAATCATTCAAATCTTCACAAAGCTGCGCTCCATCCGACGGCACGATTATGGAAACAACAGTTATTTAA